TGATCGTCCTGGCCGCCGTTCTCCTCCTCCACCGCCGCTTCCTCGCCATCTGCTTTGATGAGAAGCAAGCGACTCTCCAAGGACTCAATGTAAAGCGGCTTTACATCCTCCTCCTCACCCTGGTGGCCCTGACGATCGTACTGATGATCCAGGTGGTGGGAGCGATCCTCATTGTGGCGATCCTCTCCCTCCCGGCCGCCATCGCCAACACCTACACCCACCGCCTCTCCAAGATGATGGGGCTGGCGGTCCTTATCGCTGGAGCCAGCTCTTTCCTAGGGATCGTCATTTCCTACGCTCTTAACTGGCCTCCTGGGGCGACCATCGCCCTGACCGCCACCACGGTTTATCTTCTCAACCTCCTCCGCAAAAACAGTTAGGTTCCAACTAATTTCCATTGAGCCCCTGGACCACGCCCAACCATTTTAATAACCCCTTTCTTTTGCATTGCCGATAAGTCATTTCTAAGAGTTCTTTCAGAAATCGTTGTGGTCATTTTTTTATGGACTTCTTTTGTCGTTAGCTTCTCCTTGCCCTGAAAAAGTGCTATAATTTCTTCTTGCCTTTCTGTGAGTGCTTCCTTAACGGGATGCTCCTCTGCATCCAAGGTAACAGGGTGAGGCTTCAAAGCAACTCGAATGGAAGCTCCTAACTCCAACCAATTTGGAATGGGATAACCTTCTTCATGACAGGCGTCTTCGATTCTTTTGTACCCTGTTCCCCACTCCTCAATAATATTGAGCTCTCGAAATACGCGCGCGATGACTTTATTTCTAACATGACTAATCCCTGAGAAAAAGTCTGCAAAGACAAAGCCAAACGGGGCCATTCCAGGACTCTCAACTTCCATTCGGTCTGAAAATATTGCAACACGAGGGTTCATTCCCAAAAGGGAGTAGTCAGCATGAACTAAAGCATTGGCTAAAACTTCACGTATCACTAGCGGCGAGTATTCCGGAATATCTTTTCTTTGAATCTTTTCGATTCTAGCAGCTAATCGAGTATTACGCTGAATAAACTTTGGAACTTCATACATCGCTTCTAAAATTGTTCCATCCACATCATAATGATCGATAAAGTGTGTCTTGGTCGTTCCTCGGAATCTTGCACACCTTACTTCGGCATTTGGGAAAAGCCGGCTCCTATATTCATCTTTTCCAAAAAGAATTACCCCTCCATTAGAGCAGACAAATGTATCACCATAGGGAACTAAAATATTTAAGGTTTTCAACATCTGGGTACTGACTTTTTTCCCTATTTTAGCAAAAGCCTTATCCAACCGATCTTTATCCAATCCAGACTCACCAACTTCTGGGCAAGGCATTTGATCAAAACCAACTTTCTTAACCGACCGCTTTAGCTCCGCTAAAAATTCCTCTCCCGCTGCTCGATTCGTGGATCCCAGCCTGATGTAAACCCCCTGAGATTTCCCCGCTGACTTGAGATAAAAGGGTCCACTCCAATAAGGAACCCTGACAACAATTAAAGACTGTCCCTTAGTAGAAACGATCTCAATTTTAGGGATAAGAGGAGGAGCGACAGAGTCTGCAATCGCATTAGCCAGCCTCTCTTCGGCCTCTAACACATTCTTAATCCCTAAAATTTTTCCATCATCACTTCTCCCAATCACTAACGTTCCACCTGCAGTATTCGCAAATGCAATGAGAGTCTTTAAAATAGGCTTAAGAGACGTCATGTCCTGCTTGAATTCTAAGGTCCTTCCC
The nucleotide sequence above comes from Candidatus Neptunochlamydia vexilliferae. Encoded proteins:
- a CDS encoding RNA-binding domain-containing protein, whose protein sequence is MLGLGHLLNLPEGRTLEFKQDMTSLKPILKTLIAFANTAGGTLVIGRSDDGKILGIKNVLEAEERLANAIADSVAPPLIPKIEIVSTKGQSLIVVRVPYWSGPFYLKSAGKSQGVYIRLGSTNRAAGEEFLAELKRSVKKVGFDQMPCPEVGESGLDKDRLDKAFAKIGKKVSTQMLKTLNILVPYGDTFVCSNGGVILFGKDEYRSRLFPNAEVRCARFRGTTKTHFIDHYDVDGTILEAMYEVPKFIQRNTRLAARIEKIQRKDIPEYSPLVIREVLANALVHADYSLLGMNPRVAIFSDRMEVESPGMAPFGFVFADFFSGISHVRNKVIARVFRELNIIEEWGTGYKRIEDACHEEGYPIPNWLELGASIRVALKPHPVTLDAEEHPVKEALTERQEEIIALFQGKEKLTTKEVHKKMTTTISERTLRNDLSAMQKKGVIKMVGRGPGAQWKLVGT